Within Wyeomyia smithii strain HCP4-BCI-WySm-NY-G18 chromosome 2, ASM2978416v1, whole genome shotgun sequence, the genomic segment CCCATGTTCCACCGGCTGGCACTAAAATAGGATTTCCCGCAATGGGCTTTCCGCACAAAACCCAGCGCCTTTAGAACCGAATCGACAAATACCTACCCTCATATTCACAGCAAAGGCAGCACCCAACCACTCGGATATCTCCTAAAAGGTCAGCGAAGCGCACCAGACTGAAACACGTCATCGACATCACACGGCAGTGGAATGGAATCGAACGGGGCTGTATGAAGCGAAAAAAAACCGGCACTCGCAACCGGCTAACCAACGAAGCAGAGCATGATGCCAACCCAACCGTTACTGCCATGAACCGGGATCAATCGATCGACCAAAGCTGAAGAACCTGAAAGCCTGGGGAAGAGGGGGGCGATGGAAGacgagaagagaaaaaaaacttaacaTACTGAtttgatttctgagacttttttatttttccatcttTTCTGCGCTTCAGATGCTTGCAGATGTTCACTTGCGAAACAAACGGTACAATACAAATAAGCTGTGGACAATGTTATCCACTCATTCGTGCGGCAAATAAGTTATACTTTACGGCAATCCTTCGAtttcaactgaatttttttttctcgaataaCAATAGTTAAagcattttttatttcaatcgaattgtttttaaagttaaattttaaatatttgtcCTTATCGATAATATTAAAATTAGCATTAGAGAAGGTagctttttttcttgtttgtttGTCAACGAGTTTCGTCGCGAAACGCGCAAATAACAGCGCGAAGCGACGATAGATATTTTCGAACCCAGTATAGAGCATATAGGtgaaaacgaaacgaaacaaaGCAGAGAAAGGGAGTTGGGGGCGAATTGGTTTGAAAcaatcgatgaaaaataaaagcCGGTAAATTTCGGGAGGTGAAATTGTGTGAAACAAAACGTAAATGAAACAGAACAGAGATTGATTTTAGTTGCCGTTTTCTGACATTTCtgcaattgtttttattttcttttgctGAGCTGGCAGTGGTTACTAGATTTTGCGACTTtttcctgctgctgctgctgctggctggCTTGGTTGTTGTTTAGTTTTTGCTTGCATGCTATCTCTGCTGCtggctttgtttttattttttacggtTGCGCATTGTTCTTCACTTTTGTCTCTTATCTACAATCTGGCTGGTGATTgatacttttcgtttttttttttcgaaaaaagaacGGAACATTCTCTTTGACGTGATTTTACACCCTGAGGTGAGTAGGAAGAAGAGAAGGATTAGTAGATGAGAAGATGGCAGAGCACGGGCAAAATGCTTGGAATGAGCGAAGAGTTCTGCAGAAGAAAGGAGGGGGAGAGTTCGGTGTAGAAGGATGTCAGGttcgtttgtgtgtgtgtgtgggttgTTGGAGAACTAGATTTAGTTTTCGTCAACTTCAGCCTCCTGCTCCTCGTCGAACTCTGCATCCTCGTCGGCGGTGGCCTCCTGGTATTGCTGGTACTCAGACACCAGATCGTTCATGTTGCTTTCCGCCTCAGTGAATTCCATTTCGTCCATGCCCTCGCCGGTGTACCAATGCAAGAAAGCCTTACGACGGAACATAGCGGTGAACTGTTCGGAGATACGCTTGAACAATTCCTGGATGGCGGTGGAGTTGCCGATGAAGGTAGCGGACATCTTCAATCCTCGTGGAGGAATATCACAGACGGCGGTCTTGACGTTGTTCGGGATCCATTCCACGAAGTAGCTGCTGTTCTTGTTCTGGATGTTCAGCATCTGTTCATCGACTTCCTTCATCGACATACGGCCACGGAAGACGGCAGCAACGGTAAGGTATCGACCATGTCGGGGATCGCAGGCAGCCATCATGTTCTTGGCATCAAACATTTGCTGGGTGAGTTCCGGAACGGTCAGAGCGCGGTACTGCTGCGAGCCGCGGGACGTCAGTGGAGCGAATCCTGGCATGAAGAAGTGTAGACGTGGGAATGGTACCATGTTGACGGCCAGTTTTCGCAGATCGGCGTTCAGTTGACCAGGGAATCGCAAGCAGGTAGTAACTCCGGACATGGTCAGCGAGACGAGATGGTTCAGATCGCCGTAGGTAGGAGTGGTGAGCTTCAGAGTACGGAAGCAGATGTCATACAGGGCTTCATTGTCGATACAGTACGTTTCGTCGGTGTTTTCGACCAGCTGATGCACGGAGAGGGTAGCGTTATAAGGTTCCACGACGGTATCTGACACTTTTGGCGAGGGGACAACGGAATATGTGTTCATGATCCTGTCGGGGTATTCCTCACGAATTTTAGAGATCAGCAGTGTTCCCATACCGGATCCGGTACCACCTCCGAGCGAGTGCGTCAGCTGGAATCCTTGCAGGCAGTCGCACGATTCGGCCTCCTTGCGGACAACGTCCAGCACGGAATCGACCAGTTCGGCACCCTCGGTGTAGTGTCCCTTGGCCCAGTTGTTACCGGCACCGGACTGTCCGAAAACGAAGTTGTCCGGGCGGAAGATCTGTCCGAATGGGCCGGAGCGAACCGAATCCATAGTTCCCGGTTCCAGATCGACTAGCACGGCACGTGGCACATATTTGCCACCGGAGGCTTCGTTGTAGTACACATTGATGCGCTCCAGCTGCAGATCCGAATCACCGTGGTACGCGCCGGTAGCGTCGATGCCGTGCTCATCGGAGATGATTTCCCAAAACTGTGGAaggaaaagagagagaaaagaagGAAAATAAATTAGCAACTGTGAATTTGAACTGAATTTGCTTTGAAACATTTTGAAACTACATACATGGACAAAAAGCAATTTCAACCCATGAATTTATGGTTGTTTCAGCAATAAACCTAATCTTCAACAGCTTTGTCCTTCAGAATATAAAAGCACTCATCAAATGTCATGTTTTTGGGAAAACCTGCAACCAGCGCGCCAGCATAAGGATGATTCATCACACCATCCTTATACGCGTGTATCCTTGATACAGGCGCAACACGCGATCGGCTGGTAAGGAAAACTGCCAACTAGGCCACCCCCACGCTAGAATCTCAACGAGGACACAACACCCTCAAACCACAAACAGAGGGAGCCTGGCACGGTGACGCGATGACTCATGAATTTTTCATGTTTCCTACAGACAGAGTCCTCCTTCCTCTTATCGTTCTTACAAATGTGGGCCGGGGTAATATAAGAATTCGGTTTGGTCGATGAATGTGTTGCCCCTGCTCAGTTCTCTCCTTCTGGTACCCCCGAGGACGTGCCTTTCCCATGTTCCTGCTGCGCATGCCTGGAAATTTTCTTCCTAACTGCATACAGAGAGAGAAAGACCACACCGATGTGGGCCTACGCTGTTGCCATGGAATTAGGAAAAATGGGCCAATGAACCCCAAATGCTCTCGGTATCAAACCTTGGATGAGTCATCGTTGGACGATAAAAATGAGTTCATAACGAGGGGCTGGACACGGATCCTTTGTTCCATTGGACAACAACCCATTATTACCACAATCGAACAAGCCACTCGGTTTAGATTCGTTTGCGTAGCTCTTTCACTGTGGCTTTGTATTCAACCCTCGTGTTTCAGTAGATCGAAGGCATTgatagaagaagaaaaaagcaGCCAAGGAGAATGGACTGACCGAGAGAAAGGAGAAATTATGTGATTGGAAAGGCTGGATAGAGTTCCACATGGCAGGTTGCGCACTACCGCAGCCTTACCCCGCGACACCTGGTGCACCTGGTCGTCGTCGCTTACTTCAGTGGAAAAATGAACACGTCACCCACGCTTCGCATTTCAAGACAAGTGCGCTTTTTAGGACATGTCTGTTACTAGACAGACCGAGTGAATGAGCAAAAATAAAACTGCACCGGAAAATATGCCCATTCCCATGACCATAAATGGAGGAAATGAGAAGCATTTGCATTCAGCTAGTAACAGACAACCTCGCTGTCGCTGCTGCTAGTCTGTGAGGTGATGTCATCGGATGACTCGCACACGCAACACTGTGATGTGGATAGGCAAGCCGGACTGTAATTTTATTATCTCATCCATCCACTCTAGAGACTAGCCATATTTAGCACACCATAACGAAACAAAACTTCTGTGCCAGTAGAAGAGTAATGAAGGGATTGGAGGATGGTTGATCGGGGACACTACTAGAGTCGAACAGCAAGTGACATTGTGCCTTCTGGCCATAACCACCATTCTATTCGCCGGACATTTGCTGCACTGAATGAAACCTTTTTGATTGAATGTAGTCTCACTGCACAGGTCTGTCACTGTGCTGTGTATTACGTGGCTGGTGGGCGGCTCTTGACAGGTTGGCATTAGCTGGAAGGCAACTTTATTGAGAAATGAATATTCGTCCGAGACACGTCTTGTGGGAGGCAATGCAGGATGTGTAAATCTAGCAGAATTTTAAACGTTACAAATGACAAAATCAGTGCTTGAACTGAGGAAAATAACCGCTCTACTTGTTAGACCACAAGCGGCTTCGAGCGGCAATCAAGATAATGTGAAATAAACGAGAGGAATGCACgagccttttttattttgtaatcgAGCGTTTCTAAAGATAACGCGTTGGACTAGGTAACTTCTAGGTTGTATGTGTAGATAACGTGAACTTTCTTAATTTATGTACAGTAAATAAAAAGCTATCTAGGAAGCATTCCTCAACCTGATTTTTTCATCGTGATAAACCATACTCACGCTTAATATACtataaaaaaatacaatcaCTTAACAGCACTAGTGCACACTTTGCAACGCTAAACTGCAAAAGTTCCCATTTCGGAAGGATGGGTAGATACTGTACTTCCCCACAAAAAGTGCCTCTTTTTTCTCTCGAGCACAGTGAAAGAAGAAAGTGCTGCTGCAGCATAGCGTGCATTTCTTTTTCAATCGGTTATTTTTATCAATTAATTTCCGCACCCggtgccgctgctgctgctgctgcgttACTGCAACGCTTCACTACCTTCTAAATTGGATTGCTACGAGTCACGATCGTTTTGCTCGATGCCGCCGGTAGTGCAACCGGTTAAGATAGACCGGCCAGCGCCAGTGAAGGGAAGTCTCTTCTGCGAAAGTAGTCAACATGAGGGGGGCTGGCCAACTACATACTACTAAAACTGATATATGGCTAGCTAACATTATGGCTCCTTTCTACGCGAGCTTTGCACTCGTCTTGAAGCACAGAAGATATACAgcctcaagttttttttttactgaaattAAATTGTGGGTTATAAAATTTGATAACGAATCACATCATTTCAGGTCATTATGCCTCTACCGAACATGAGAGTGCACTATATAAAATTTTGTCGTAGGCAGTTCGGAACTTAGTTGAACTGGTTTAAAAATTACCCTAAAGCACAAAGAGCTGTTCACAGCCAACTGTGGGGCTGTTGAGCGAAACCATTCTTGTCCTAGTAACTAGAAAAAACGTAGGAGTTGTAAATTTATTGCCTACTGCCACCGCAAAGTGAGCGTGGGATTTTGTCACCGCGTGGTATAACAAGCGTTTTGTGCGTTTAAACGGTTCGCGAAGGGCTCACTTTGGTTACTGCAAAAAACAAGCCGTGGGATTAAAAAGGTTGCAGAAAAATATGTTGCCAAACAGCACTATGACTAAGAGTGTCGGTGTattgatcgaaaattttcaCCACTTGGCCACAGCAGCATGTTTTATTCAGCGATTTTCTACCGTAAACTTTCCCGTTGTTAAAACAGTGCACTCGTATCGCAAAATTCGGCCACGTTTGCGCAGATCAGCAAAACGTGCGCCGTCGTGGGGCCGCGTGGCAagacatgttattttgttttcttccGTCTTTTCTGCAGCCGCTGCTGACATCAGCTTACGGGAACGGCGCGCATCACCggttttatgcaaaactaaaaaaacactAGCGAATTTTTTCATCACGGACAAAATATAAACCGTAAAACATGACACAAACCGGTAGAAGCCTACCGAAAGCTGGAAATATTTATGGAATGTACTTCACAGTGGAGAAAAGCCGTGTAGGTGAAAGGTTTCTTCCTCGATGGTGTACCGACCTTCCATCTCAATTAGTGGATCATTTTTCTCACAGAGGTGTCTGCGCGGCAAGCCGACTTTCTCTTTCCATCAATAAAAATCCTGATGGGAAAAGTTACCTTTACGGCGACAAGCGATATGTATGTACTCTTTGAACGACAACTTTTAAGGTAACTTTGGATGTTACATAACTCGGCCACCACTAATGCCAGTTTTTCTTTAAGATGAACATCTAGTGCAATTACCCTCATAAATTTTTCCGCAAAGTCCCAATTATCACCTTTTCCAATAACCAGCGCACAGCGGGCCGTAAAACGAAATTCCTCTGAATGAAGCTATTATTCGGAAGCTTTAAATAAATCCAACGATTACAATTTTCTCCGAGATCGTTAAGCTGCACCGCAGCTGAAACACTCACCGCAAGCCGCCGCCGGTACGTAAAGCCAGGGCGCGGCGGTGCACAATCAGCACAATTGGCGGCCCAAGAAACGAATGATCATTCCTCTCTTCTTAAAGGTACCTCTACTGAGCCCAGACCGACCGCCCGCCCCCCTAAGGGTACTGAAGCGAGAAATTTGAGTCTgtaaaatttcattttaatgAGAGTAGGTACGGTAGGGGCGCGCCCATGGCCGTAGGTAGTACCAACTCCGATCCCGTTTTCCCGGTATATCGCTGTTAGCGGCAATGCTCTAATTAATCCACGACATACGGGTGGAAGAGCGGAGAGATTAATCTGAGGATGAGATTGAAGAAAAACCGACCGATGGCATTGATTGATGGGGTATTGAAAAAGCTTCACAAATAAGATCAACTCATAGTTTATTCAGTATTTTACGACACGATTTTTGAGGTTACATTATAAATAGTTTCCGTTTAATTTTTCCGATTCTAGTTACAGTTGTTTAGGATTTTGTTCTGCATTGATTGAAGAAGGTGACAACCAAAAAAAGTCACACTCAGCCGGTCCGAATTTTTTTTGAGACAGTCAATTCCCATttcatttagaaaaaaaaaaagaaaaaaacggaGACCACACATCGGACATGATCAACCCGAATCGATTCGTGAAATAGCATGGAATCGCCCGGAATGATAATCATGACATACAATTTGTATAATCAGGAAAAGCAATTGTTTCCCACGAATAGAGAAGACCACAATGGAATTTACCCTCCAACCTGGATGGGGTCAAGTAGAGGAAAAGTACAGACTTCAAGAGACAACATAAATCATAACCAACCCATAAACAGCCCGCCCCAACAAAGGAGTCAAGTATACTTTTCCTCTGGTCAGACATTGAACACTTTCCGGTTAGGAGAGAATGGACCAGCCAACCGTTCGCAAAAACATTTTCCATTCAACTTTCCATTTATAGGCACATTTCAACCGGATTGCAACGTGTACATTTTGGCCGGCCTTTCCACGTAAATAGGCGCAGTTGTCATAAACACGTCAGGCCTTTAGTGGGCCTCCATAAACAAGATTCGAAAGACCACTCTTGACGTGCTCCAACAGCTTCCCGTACTGCCGACCTAGCGCAGCCCAACACCCAGTGAATGCGGGAGGGAGCGCTAATGTACAGTTATCTTTACATCCCGCTTAATAAGGTTTGTCTGTCAAAGACGTACCGAAGCGCATTCCAGCGCACTGCAGTCATCGCCGGGTTTTCTTTTCTAGCACGAAACGGTACGTGGCGCAGCAGCCAAGGCCTCTTGCAAAGAAAAACAACGAAATAACTGTCTCGTCGACTCTGAAGCTGCTACATGCCGGCAGTTGctaaggctactgacatactgaggcgtcaaacgaGGCGAAGCAAAAAGCGTCGTAAAGGCGTCTGaactacttcttcgaacgtctatatgaaacgctcaaaccggtcatactggagcggcaaagacgcgtcggtagaggcggcgaaacagaacgagtagtgttttgacgcgcgtatacgtACGCGGTActaccatattcagactaaatttttcatcgccaggtgcttaatatttgctttgttttggtttggtaattgaaaaaaagcaaataaaatacattttcgtttacaaaatgtttagaaaatgttagtgtagtaataccatgttcagactaaacctgatatcgccaggtgctttatatttgctttatttcggtattaaatcttaaaaaagaaaaaaagtaggataggAAATACTACCGAGAAAAGTTTTCAGGCCGTCGGAAAaacaacactggtatttttgattgatgtTGAGTATTGATTCGAATGGTCAGGAATctagcatgctgaacttctttggtcgcgaaaatgcaagccgctgagtaactagctgtgctcacatgggttTTTTAAATCCTAATAGATATTGTAAACTAGTTGAATgttgctcggggtcaacgggtttaaaatACAGAATAatatcttatattttttactacgtctgtagcgcaacttacttcagtaatattattttatttcataaaaaaatctctatgtttactaaaaacgtaatttaccgtgcttgaagaagcaaaaaaatctccattggacgaattcatatttccttcaaacaaaaccgctactgaaatctaggaatatgacaatacaacgcatttgcgacgctcgctccagtatgtcataggaagcttcacccaacgcttctgtttattctgcttctcaaacgctcaacgcttcgcttcctttgacgcctcagtatgtcattagcctaaCACGCTCGATGATGATGCTGCTGCAGACTGGGAACAGCACACGACATTCCGGAACGAGTGGTTTGTTGATTGAGTTTAATGTTTTCCCTCTCGCATTCAAGATTGATTTTAACAGGCGTCCCCTCAGGGGACGAAAAGGAATCATTCATGGCCGTTAACTCAAATTGATTTCCTAAAAATGGACATCTAAATTTAGAAGCAGTTACGCGACGCAAAGAATTCCATGGGATTTAGCTCACGTTGTTATATTCGATTTCATAACTATttacaaatttgaattgaaaaacaaGAGAATAAATCCTGCGAGATCAATTGGCACATTCGTATAATAGGTATGGGTTCGTTGTTTACACCGTTTATTTACAACCGTCGAGCAACATCTGGCAGATGTCAACCCCTCAAAACCAGCAGCTGAGAACACGGTACGGAAACAATCATTCTAAATGAGATAGTCCCTTAACGCAGCAGTTGGGACGCGCTCCCAATTTCAAACTTTATGCAGGCAACGGAAATAGCGTTAGCAAGAAGTGGAAGCATTTTACAACGGTCAAAACCCCTAGCGTTATTGAGGACTCAATTGCTAAAGGCATACACAAAACTCACACTCACTATTTGAAGTGACTTGACTTTGTATtgcgaaaatagcgaaaaaccACCAAACAAGAAACTTCATTAAAACACTCTTTTGCTTCCATTACACACCTTTTGAGGTGCGAAACTTCCATTTCAATAGCTAAAACCTATCTGTAGATAATGTACATGTATTGTACTTTCCAATAGGAATATTTAACCGAATCCTCTAAAGCGTCAAATGtacaaatttgaataaaaatgaaatCTGTCGTTTTCTTTAATTCATTCAGCCGCCTAAAAGTTGTTATGAGGAAATCAATAAAATCGCGCTTTTGCTGTAAGTAATTCGCGCTGAAAACCGTTGCGTACAGAATAAAAAGCCTGTACTCAAAACAGTTGTGTGCGTGTGTCGGTCGATTCTGGCTTCAAATTTTAACGGAAATTTTCCTAACGTGTGTGTTGGTGCAGCAGGCAGAAGCCTACTACGGCTACACATTCTAACCTCTTCTCTGTTCTAAACCCCAGCTAGAGGCATTATTACAAGCCGCGCGATTCACCGGCGTTCCTTCCTTTTAATGGGAACGCGAACGCAAACGCAACGCAAGCACAAAGCAAAAGTAGTTTCCTATTCCACCTACTCTAGCCTTGGAGGAACTGAACAGCGGTGCTGTTTCAGAAGAAAAATTCCAACGTTCGACACGTCGAAAGATGATACCATCATCAATGAATAATAAGACTATACTATCGGGTTAGCAACAGAGCGGCACAAAACCGCACTGCGGATATTGCTTGCAACTTCCGTTTTCATCTGTTGAATTGCAACACACCGAATTGATCCCCGTACCCACAGTGCAAATGGCATCAGGGCGAAGATAGAAAATTCACACCTGGAGAAGAGCGCGTGCGCTCTCtataatcaattgaaaaaatcttcacTAGAGCACGAAACATGCACAAAGGACTTTTCCTTGGCCACGTATTCTTTTCGGCAAAATCGATTGCTTAAATCGACGACAAAAGTACATTTTCAACACATTTTTGCAAATGGCGAGAAGCCATCTTGAGATTCCAGTGCAGATGTACAAACGGAACGTTTTTTTCGCTTGCCCGGAATGCAGAGCAATTTTGCACCGGCTAGCTGTAATTTCCTTCACGCTCAAATAGGACACCGATACGCGAACTAGCGAAAATATGAAGCAAAAACTCGACTCACCTTAGCTCCAATTTGGTTTCCGCACTGACCGGCTTGGATGTGAACGATTTCTCTCATGGTTGCTGGTGTTGGTCTGAGTTAACAAAGTTTGAATAAAAAAGATTTCGTCCGCCTTTAACACGGGCTTAATTGaagtttttaaaacttttcgtttttttccacacaaaacgagaaaaacttgtcacttttgtccaGCTGTTGGATCTCAACAGTTAAAAATCCAAGATAATTGTGTGTCCACTCTCTTCTTCTTCCTTGCTGCTTTTCTCTTTTCAAGCACAGAAACTGGGAACGTTTAAACACCGAGAACTCTACTGTACTCCTTGACGATCACAAACTAAATGGACCAGTACTCAGTGGATTGCTCGCTTTTTGCTCTCTCGACAACGCCCCAGGCTCGGTTTTTATGAAACCGCACACAAACGTAACGAGGGCACCAACACCGATCAGCGTACATCGGCAAACCGCATAATCGAGTTTCGAATGCGCGCCATAGTAGTGGAGGATGGGCACGATGCGAGCATGTGTTGATGTTTAACAACGCCATGAAACCGGTATAGCGAAGGGTAACCTGGCGACTCTGGTCCCATGTTCGAATCGTTGGATATGGTAAACACCGCTTTTGTGAATTCAAATATCCGGAAATAAGTATCATTGAAGGACAATGTCTTtaattgtaaccataaaaaacgtAACATTTTAACTTGTAGCTTTCAGTCAtcaccatgttttaacaacgtttttcgtTGTTAAATTCATCACTGACAATACCATGTACAACACTGTCAGTAACATCTAAATGTTTGaggaaaatgtctcaaaaattaCTGTTACATAAAAAGGATGAAAATGCTTAAAAAATTTCTGGTAACATTCATGgtgaaaatggcaaaaacaatgttttctaTTGTACTCGATAATGATATTTTATGTGAAATTGATGTATTTAAAATATTGTTATATCATGGTGAAACTATGTAAAACGACAGCAATTTCGGAGGTATTTTTTGAGATGTTCTGCGCTTTGACGAAAACCCTTCAATCGGTTCACcgaacttttgttgtttttaccaAACTGCTCGGTAGTTTTTCTGCAGTTATCAGAACGAAATCGATAATTTTAAGTCTGcctttttttaaaattcaaacaaaaactttgGAAGTGTGTTTCGtgaaattctcaaaaaaaaaatgataccgtgttttcaaatctacaagaaaTCGATGTACCTTGATCTATTCGATACGCTAATAAGTAATCAAACAATCAAAGTGCGT encodes:
- the LOC129724354 gene encoding tubulin beta-1 chain — its product is MREIVHIQAGQCGNQIGAKFWEIISDEHGIDATGAYHGDSDLQLERINVYYNEASGGKYVPRAVLVDLEPGTMDSVRSGPFGQIFRPDNFVFGQSGAGNNWAKGHYTEGAELVDSVLDVVRKEAESCDCLQGFQLTHSLGGGTGSGMGTLLISKIREEYPDRIMNTYSVVPSPKVSDTVVEPYNATLSVHQLVENTDETYCIDNEALYDICFRTLKLTTPTYGDLNHLVSLTMSGVTTCLRFPGQLNADLRKLAVNMVPFPRLHFFMPGFAPLTSRGSQQYRALTVPELTQQMFDAKNMMAACDPRHGRYLTVAAVFRGRMSMKEVDEQMLNIQNKNSSYFVEWIPNNVKTAVCDIPPRGLKMSATFIGNSTAIQELFKRISEQFTAMFRRKAFLHWYTGEGMDEMEFTEAESNMNDLVSEYQQYQEATADEDAEFDEEQEAEVDEN